Proteins from a genomic interval of Syngnathus typhle isolate RoL2023-S1 ecotype Sweden linkage group LG15, RoL_Styp_1.0, whole genome shotgun sequence:
- the LOC133167890 gene encoding zygote arrest protein 2.L-like isoform X2: MEGFPTTFPPPYGVVCAPAASPIPTPGSVCWPKREARFVTPHGVNYLELCKAILGQAWPAPAARTRDCGVQVNAKVDKTVQCSLGPKTLLGSGERGEEEEDRDSSDKTPSVSQLRFFTRPVSIYSPVLERGFHTELAEEEARDEEKEHEQEGSKHPEQVHKATVHRANRGSNLQFLDQRYGFFHCKKCNIRWESAYVWCISGTNKVKSPTEDTKSLHTPVQMQGVLQAALPEVSGGLQPLQSGVHHMQGLLRDVLQLREEAETHQHDQASPTGSVLPMPGHQALLRRHLQLQIHCLML, from the exons ATGGAGGGCTTCCCGACCACCTTCCCTCCGCCCTACGGCGTGGTGTGCGCACCCGCCGCGAGCCCGATCCCGACCCCGGGGAGTGTCTGCTGGCCCAAGCGGGAGGCGCGCTTCGTGACGCCGCACGGTGTCAACTACCTGGAGCTGTGCAAGGCCATCCTGGGCCAGGCTTGGCCGGCCCCCGCAGCCCGAACCCGAGACTGCGGCGTGCAAGTGAACGCCAAAGTGGACAAGACAGTGCAGTGCTCCCTGGGGCCCAAGACGCTGCTTGGCTCGGGGGAGcggggggaggaagaggaggacaggGACAGCAGCGACAAGACTCCTTCAGTGAGCCAGCTGCGCTTCTTCACCCGACCGGTGTCTATCTACTCGCCCGTGCTCGAGCGCGGCTTTCACACGGAGCTCGCAGAGGAAGAGGCGCGTGACGAAGAAAAGGAGCACGAGCAGGAGGGGAGCAAACATCCGGAACAGGTCCACAAGGCCACTGTTCATCGGGCCAACAGGGGCTCCAATTTACAG TTTCTGGACCAGAGGTACGGCTTCTTCCACTGCAAAAAGTGTAACATCCGGTGGGAGAGTGCTTACGTGTGGTGCATCTCGGGAACCAACAAGGTTAAGTCACCGACTGAGGACActaaaagtctgcacacccctgttcaaatgcaag GTGTACTACAAGCAGCTCTGCCGGAAGTGTCAGGTGGGCTTCAACCCCTACAGAGTGGAGTCCATCATATGCAAG GGCTGCTCCGAGACGTGCTGCAGCTGCGAGAAGAAGCAGAGACACATCAACATGACCAGGCCTCACCGACAGGATCTGTGCTGCCGATGCCGGGGCACCAAGCTCTCCTGCGACGCCACCTACAGCTTCAAATACATTGTCTGATGTTGTGA
- the LOC133167890 gene encoding zygote arrest protein 2.L-like isoform X3: protein MEGFPTTFPPPYGVVCAPAASPIPTPGSVCWPKREARFVTPHGVNYLELCKAILGQAWPAPAARTRDCGVQVNAKVDKTVQCSLGPKTLLGSGERGEEEEDRDSSDKTPSVSQLRFFTRPVSIYSPVLERGFHTELAEEEARDEEKEHEQEGSKHPEQVHKATVHRANRGSNLQFLDQRYGFFHCKKCNIRWESAYVWCISGTNKVYYKQLCRKCQVGFNPYRVESIICKGCSETCCSCEKKQRHINMTRPHRQDLCCRCRGTKLSCDATYSFKYIV, encoded by the exons ATGGAGGGCTTCCCGACCACCTTCCCTCCGCCCTACGGCGTGGTGTGCGCACCCGCCGCGAGCCCGATCCCGACCCCGGGGAGTGTCTGCTGGCCCAAGCGGGAGGCGCGCTTCGTGACGCCGCACGGTGTCAACTACCTGGAGCTGTGCAAGGCCATCCTGGGCCAGGCTTGGCCGGCCCCCGCAGCCCGAACCCGAGACTGCGGCGTGCAAGTGAACGCCAAAGTGGACAAGACAGTGCAGTGCTCCCTGGGGCCCAAGACGCTGCTTGGCTCGGGGGAGcggggggaggaagaggaggacaggGACAGCAGCGACAAGACTCCTTCAGTGAGCCAGCTGCGCTTCTTCACCCGACCGGTGTCTATCTACTCGCCCGTGCTCGAGCGCGGCTTTCACACGGAGCTCGCAGAGGAAGAGGCGCGTGACGAAGAAAAGGAGCACGAGCAGGAGGGGAGCAAACATCCGGAACAGGTCCACAAGGCCACTGTTCATCGGGCCAACAGGGGCTCCAATTTACAG TTTCTGGACCAGAGGTACGGCTTCTTCCACTGCAAAAAGTGTAACATCCGGTGGGAGAGTGCTTACGTGTGGTGCATCTCGGGAACCAACAAG GTGTACTACAAGCAGCTCTGCCGGAAGTGTCAGGTGGGCTTCAACCCCTACAGAGTGGAGTCCATCATATGCAAG GGCTGCTCCGAGACGTGCTGCAGCTGCGAGAAGAAGCAGAGACACATCAACATGACCAGGCCTCACCGACAGGATCTGTGCTGCCGATGCCGGGGCACCAAGCTCTCCTGCGACGCCACCTACAGCTTCAAATACATTGTCTGA
- the LOC133167890 gene encoding zygote arrest protein 2.L-like isoform X1, with translation MEGFPTTFPPPYGVVCAPAASPIPTPGSVCWPKREARFVTPHGVNYLELCKAILGQAWPAPAARTRDCGVQVNAKVDKTVQCSLGPKTLLGSGERGEEEEDRDSSDKTPSVSQLRFFTRPVSIYSPVLERGFHTELAEEEARDEEKEHEQEGSKHPEQVHKATVHRANRGSNLQFLDQRYGFFHCKKCNIRWESAYVWCISGTNKVKSPTEDTKSLHTPVQMQGSCNLQKKSVLQAALPEVSGGLQPLQSGVHHMQGLLRDVLQLREEAETHQHDQASPTGSVLPMPGHQALLRRHLQLQIHCLML, from the exons ATGGAGGGCTTCCCGACCACCTTCCCTCCGCCCTACGGCGTGGTGTGCGCACCCGCCGCGAGCCCGATCCCGACCCCGGGGAGTGTCTGCTGGCCCAAGCGGGAGGCGCGCTTCGTGACGCCGCACGGTGTCAACTACCTGGAGCTGTGCAAGGCCATCCTGGGCCAGGCTTGGCCGGCCCCCGCAGCCCGAACCCGAGACTGCGGCGTGCAAGTGAACGCCAAAGTGGACAAGACAGTGCAGTGCTCCCTGGGGCCCAAGACGCTGCTTGGCTCGGGGGAGcggggggaggaagaggaggacaggGACAGCAGCGACAAGACTCCTTCAGTGAGCCAGCTGCGCTTCTTCACCCGACCGGTGTCTATCTACTCGCCCGTGCTCGAGCGCGGCTTTCACACGGAGCTCGCAGAGGAAGAGGCGCGTGACGAAGAAAAGGAGCACGAGCAGGAGGGGAGCAAACATCCGGAACAGGTCCACAAGGCCACTGTTCATCGGGCCAACAGGGGCTCCAATTTACAG TTTCTGGACCAGAGGTACGGCTTCTTCCACTGCAAAAAGTGTAACATCCGGTGGGAGAGTGCTTACGTGTGGTGCATCTCGGGAACCAACAAGGTTAAGTCACCGACTGAGGACActaaaagtctgcacacccctgttcaaatgcaagGTTCTTGCAACTTGCAGAAAAAGA GTGTACTACAAGCAGCTCTGCCGGAAGTGTCAGGTGGGCTTCAACCCCTACAGAGTGGAGTCCATCATATGCAAG GGCTGCTCCGAGACGTGCTGCAGCTGCGAGAAGAAGCAGAGACACATCAACATGACCAGGCCTCACCGACAGGATCTGTGCTGCCGATGCCGGGGCACCAAGCTCTCCTGCGACGCCACCTACAGCTTCAAATACATTGTCTGATGTTGTGA